Genomic window (Vibrio coralliirubri):
ACATTGGGGATCTGTTTTCCGTTCACTAGGTCGACCATATCTTGAGATAGATCGGTGCACGTGACTTTGTTTGCACCTTGGTCAATAAACCATTGTGCGTAAATACCTGAGCCACAGCCAAGGTCGACAATGTCGAGCCCTTGAACATCGTCTAGTAAGGCTATGGTTGATGGGCGTTCTAATAGGGCATTATAAATATTATCGCGAGCAGCAGAGTCGTATTGCTTTGCGTAGGTCGTGTACATTTCAGACATGATTTAACACTCATCAATAGGTATGAGGTAACAGGATACAAGCTGTGTTGGTGATAGCGAGAGTTCAGATAGTGAAGTGCTTATATTTGTCACAACTCTGACTTAACCTCACTCAATTTACTAAAAATCTTATGGTTCCTGCACATTTTTTCTCCCTAATTTAATGTGAGAAATTGCTTTATATTTAATGCGCTTCAGCCTGTTTTTTACCCTAAAACCTTGTAATTCCTTACCTGTCACTTTAAGTCGATCTGTCGATAAAAAAACGTAATCGTCACCACAAATATCAATGGTTGGACTCGCTCTTAATAATATCGGTTAATGCAGCCAACAAATCGTTTTTGAACGCTTTTTGTTGGGTTATACCTCGCTATTCCAAAGAGGTATCTTCTGTCGATGGCCCTATAGTGTGAGGTCTCTAGAATTGGAAAATTCGGTTAATTTGGAACGCATCCGTGCTGAGTATAATGTAAAGCACTGGAGCCAAGGTTTTTATGGAATTGATGATAACGGTGAGGTGTATGTTTCACCGAGCGAAACCGATCATCAAGTTCCGCTAAGTCAGATCGTAAAACAGTTAGAGCAGCGAAATATTGGTTTGCCTGCTCTTGTGCGTTTTCCTCAAATAGTGCATCAACGTGTGCACAATATCTGTAACGCATTCAACCAAGCGATCGACGAATATCAGTACGATAACCGTTACCTACTTGTTTACCCGATTAAAGTTAACCAACAGAAAGAAGTGGTTGACGAGATCTTAGCAAGCCAAGCTCAATTAGAGCAGAAGCAACTAGGTCTAGAGGCGGGCAGTAAACCTGAACTATTAGCGGTATTGGCGCTGGCTCAAAAAGCGAGCTCAGTGATCGTGTGTAATGGTTATAAAGACAGAGAATACATCCGTCTTGCGCTTATTGGCGAAAAACTAGGCCACAAAGTATTCATCGTTCTAGAGAAGCTGTCAGAGCTTGATCTTGTTCTTTCTGAAGCGAAAGCGCTTGGCGTGAAACCTCGTTTAGGTTTGCGTATTCGTCTTGCTTCTCAAGGCGCAGGTAAATGGCAAGCAAGTGGTGGTGAGAAGTCGAAGTTCGGTTTGTCTGCATCACAAGTGCTTACCGTTATTGAACGCTTGAAAGCAGAAGATCAGCTTGATGTTCTAGAGTTAGTGCATTTCCATCTTGGTTCACAAATGGCCAATATTCGTGATGTACGAAATGGTGTGAGCGAAGCGGCTCGTTTCTACTGTGAACTGCGCGATATCGGTGCTCAATTGAAGTACTTAGATGTTGGTGGTGGTTTGGCTGTGGATTACGACGGCACACGTAGCCAGTCTTCAAACTCAATGAATTATGGCTTGCTTGAGTACGCTCGCAATATTGTGATGACAGTAGGGGATATCTGTAAGCTCTACAATCAGCCACAACCTGTGATCATTTCTGAATCTGGTCGTTCGTTGACTGCGCATCACGCTGTGCTTGTTACTAACGTGATCGGTACAGAAAGCTATTCTCCGGAAGACATGGCGGCGCCTGAAGCTGATGCACCACTGTTGCTAAACAACATGTGGAAGAACTTCTTAGAGTTAGATGCAGGTAATGATGACCGCGCGCTGATTGAGATCTACAACGACA
Coding sequences:
- the speA gene encoding arginine decarboxylase, whose amino-acid sequence is MERIRAEYNVKHWSQGFYGIDDNGEVYVSPSETDHQVPLSQIVKQLEQRNIGLPALVRFPQIVHQRVHNICNAFNQAIDEYQYDNRYLLVYPIKVNQQKEVVDEILASQAQLEQKQLGLEAGSKPELLAVLALAQKASSVIVCNGYKDREYIRLALIGEKLGHKVFIVLEKLSELDLVLSEAKALGVKPRLGLRIRLASQGAGKWQASGGEKSKFGLSASQVLTVIERLKAEDQLDVLELVHFHLGSQMANIRDVRNGVSEAARFYCELRDIGAQLKYLDVGGGLAVDYDGTRSQSSNSMNYGLLEYARNIVMTVGDICKLYNQPQPVIISESGRSLTAHHAVLVTNVIGTESYSPEDMAAPEADAPLLLNNMWKNFLELDAGNDDRALIEIYNDTQSDIAEAHNQFATGMLNLQHRAWAEQMSLRINYELSSRMSTKNRYHRPILDELSERLADKFFVNFSLFQSLPDAWGIDQVFPVLPLSGLDNADERRAVVLDITCDSDGTIDQYVDGQGIETTLPVPAWNPDEPYLMGFFLVGAYQEILGDMHNLFGDTHSVVVNVDESGEANIDYINEGDTVEDMMRYVHIDMDLIRQNYKELVTAKVPAQEQQSVLEELEQGLMGYTYLEDF